TTAAATAAGGCTTGTGCTGATAAAATAATTTAACAGTACTAAATCCCTTTGCCCTATCATCTGCGACATTGTGAATGATTAGCTCTTGAGGATTCTATGGCTGTTTATACGATTTGGAACAATAAGGGCGGCGTTGGTAAAAGTTACCTTACTTTTCAGATAGCTAGCGAGTATGCACAACAAAACCCTGATAAAAATGTCTTGGTGATTGATATGTGTCCCCAAGCTAATTCTTCCTCGATGCTTTTAGGCGGAATGCTTGATGGAGAAAATAACTTACAACATATCCATTCGGTTTTACCTAGAAACACAATATCAGGTTATATTGAGGCGCGTATTGTAAGTCCTTATGTAAATCCTTTTAGAGGAGCTGATTATTTAACTAATGTTCGTCAGTTTAATAACAAAGTAACTGATAACTTATATTTGGTTGTTGGTGACGATAACTTAGAACTTCAAACACCACAGGTCCTTGGGGCAACTAGGCCTGGCCCACAAGATGCTTGGAGATCTGTGCACCTTTGGCTTAGAGATCTAATAGTTGATATTGAAAATAGGCTTATAGATAAAGAGCTAACAGTATTTATAGACTGCAATCCAAGCTTCTCTATATACACAACTATGTCATTGGCAGCCTCAGAAAGATTGATAATACCATTCTCTGCTGATGGTTCCTCTAAGCGTGCTGTAAGATCTGTTTTGGCGTTGGTTTACGGGAGGAATCGTACCGCAAATCAAGGGGTTGCTC
This genomic interval from Erwinia pyri contains the following:
- a CDS encoding ParA family protein — encoded protein: MAVYTIWNNKGGVGKSYLTFQIASEYAQQNPDKNVLVIDMCPQANSSSMLLGGMLDGENNLQHIHSVLPRNTISGYIEARIVSPYVNPFRGADYLTNVRQFNNKVTDNLYLVVGDDNLELQTPQVLGATRPGPQDAWRSVHLWLRDLIVDIENRLIDKELTVFIDCNPSFSIYTTMSLAASERLIIPFSADGSSKRAVRSVLALVYGRNRTANQGVAPANAQSEYYRNSMNYRMAIPSIYMYVGNRLTQINNGSASAFRHVVTEITEEIWSVWQSDPSVFKTHPNGANAPTNKRTFKNMFLFEIRDANTASVFSSATGTPMLKITAGARKNMNGKLVTINQSQLDMQGPNIQDLVSRIE